A genomic window from Pecten maximus chromosome 6, xPecMax1.1, whole genome shotgun sequence includes:
- the LOC117328895 gene encoding gamma-aminobutyric acid type B receptor subunit 2-like, translating into MLYIGGLFDIRGSRASWMGRSELTAAETAIRNINELKFIDGFSLQLLENDTQCDPGVGTDAFYDLIYRRPRILMVIGSACSEVTETLAEIVPYWNLILVSYASTSPALSEREKYKTFFRLAPTDAANNPARALFLQHFRWNAVATVYENKEEFYLAMAELTPFLEQHNISVKATESFGTKAGEITSKMKSLKDSDSRIIIGAFSEPAARQVLCEAYRLKMYGARYVWLIIGDFVEKWWTMANDTDCSQDDLRSVAEGYFTVASFNTFKYGKGMSVANITFDDFQRNYLSLNGTTPMSPYATSAYDTVWTVALTLRELLQNPNRQLNTVPYDDARGLVTEMMATLEYLTFDGLSGPVSFQGPDRRGLAVVKQNQGGHMVTVAMYELDKEILNFHCLDCVDVHWMDGKIPKDKVLIVMHKKMIEDRVFYVITSCCAVGIIAATCFLCFNLCKRKSRYIKLSSPTLNNVAVGGCILVYGGVMLLGFDDRRIRQDQYPVFCTTRAFFFAAGFSLAFGSMFTKTYRVHQIFTRANRGLIKNKLLKDKQLLFIIGALLVIDSSILIVWIFVDPMHRQIANLTVGPSDEDIDVWYISQISTCHSNHIQKWLGAFYAFKGLLLVFGVYMAWETRNVKIPVLNDSQYIGLNVYNVVLMSSIVVVLSNILSDQPTMAYILESAFVLLSTSVTLCLLFVPKIYAILTCKGDPVVVSSGIVVEDKTRRFLVDEKRDLYYRAEVQNRVYKREIVELDQEICRLERLLELPLQPFPKLTDDILHLLPESRVDPSPAIRRRRLQELERCNSISDGGEVCFGLSSETSGDDFAPSVHNSLQPNSKPVRRMSIREAASATAKKLSELRRSLSFRAPSRKGTFSVSDMSRDTHASKSEFSLRHYFQDIDVDDDDTLGRTNFSSMSRKWNTDSTICERSRECNNSRKPSRIDDSRQGSKKYRRKSNVFDLQVKITPCSDDESSVENAAFCENRKDSSTKARRSLHRGDFMRPCKSTGDMNYLPLCRVTDVDTNREGKTVSKLQNIEHLIARERRRRIIKLQSDLVKIQHELKALSDLEYEVSDV; encoded by the exons TGTGATCCCGGAGTTGGGACAGATGCCTTTTATGATCTGATATATAGACGTCCCAGAATACTCATGGTGATTGGCAGCGCATGCTCGGAGGTCACGGAAACTCTTGCTGAAATTGTGCCTTATTGGAACCTAATTCTT GTGTCCTATGCATCTACGTCACCTGCCTTAAGTGAACGGGAGAAATATAAAACCTTCTTCAGGCTGGCTCCAACGGACGCGGCAAACAATCCGGCAAGGGCGCTCTTCTTACAACACTTCCGGTGGAATGCTGTAGCAACTGTCTACGAAAACAAGGAGGAATTTTATTTG GCAATGGCAGAATTGACACCATTCTTAGAGCAGCACAACATATCGGTGAAGGCCACGGAGTCTTTTGGAACAAAagcaggggagataacctcaAAGATGAAATCACTTAAA GATTCAGACTCCAGGATTATTATTGGTGCGTTCTCTGAGCCTGCTGCGAGGCAAGTGTTGTGTGAG GCATACCGATTGAAAATGTACGGAGCTCGGTACGTTTGGCTGATTATAGGGGACTTCGTAGAGAAATGGTGGACAATGGCGAACGATACAGACTGCTCGCAGGACGATCTACGTTCTGTCGCAGAAGGATATTTTACAGTGGCCAGTttcaatacatttaaatatggAAAGGGAATGTCTGTAGCGAATATA ACGTTTGACGATTTCCAAAGAAACTATCTGTCATTGAATGGCACAACGCCGATGAGTCCCTATGCAACAAGCGCATATGACACAGTATGGACAGTTGCCTTGACGCTCCGGGAACTTTTACAGAACCCTAACCGCCAACTTAATACGGTGCCCTACGACGACGCCCGTGGTCTTGTCACGGAGATGATGGCAACATTAGAATATCTCACCTTTGATGGGTTATCa GGACCAGTCTCTTTCCAAGGACCTGATCGAAGAGGGCTAGCTGTAGTCAAACAAAACCAAG GTGGTCATATGGTGACAGTGGCGATGTACGAGTTGGACAAGGAAATTCTGAACTTCCATTGCCTtgactgtgttgatgtgcaCTGGATGG ATGGAAAAATACCTAAGGACAAAGTGCTTATCGTCATGCATAAGAAAATGATCGAAGACCGAGTATTCTACGTCATTACGTCGTGTTGTGCTGTTGGAATTATTGCCGCGACCTGCTTTCTGTGCTTTAACCTGTGTAAACGTAAATCGAG GTACATTAAGCTGTCTAGTCCCACACTAAACAATGTGGCTGTCGGAGGCTGTATCTTGGTGTATGGCGGTGTCATGCTGCTGGGATTTGACGACAGGAGGATCAGACAGGACCAATATCCAGTTTTCTGTACg ACACGGGCATTCTTCTTCGCAGCTGGGTTTTCATTGGCGTTCGGGTCGATGTTCACTAAGACGTACCGCGTCCATCAGATCTTCACAAGGGCAAACAGAGGTCTCATTAAAAATAAG CTACTGAAGGACAAACAACTGTTGTTTATCATCGGTGCTCTACTCGTCATTGACTCCTCTATCCTAATAGTATGGATCTTTGTCGACCCCATGCATAGACAGATCGCAAACTTGACAGTCGGC CCCTCCGACGAAGATATCGATGTGtggtatatatcacagattTCCACCTGTCATTCAAACCATATACAGAAATGGCTTGGTGCTTTCTACGCCTTCAAAGGACTTCTCCTCGTGTTTGGAGTGTACATGGCATGGGAAACACGTAACGTTAAAATTCCGGTGCTGAACGACTCCCAGTACATCGGACTAAACGTGTACAATGTTGTACTGATGAGCAGTATCGTGGTGGTGTTATCAAATATCCTGTCCGATCAGCCAACAATGGCCTACATCCTGGAGTCCGCCTTCGTCCTGCTCTCTACATCAGTAACACTGTGTTTGCTCTTCGTACCCAAG atttacGCCATTTTGACATGCAAGGGTGACCCGGTAGTAGTATCCTCGGGGATCGTGGTAGAGGACAAGACACGACGTTTCCTTGTGGACGAGAAGCGAGATCTGTACTACAGGGCAGAAGTGCAGAACCGTGTATATAAACGGGAGATCGTAGAG TTAGACCAGGAGATATGTAGGCTGGAACGTTTGTTAGAGCTGCCCCTACAGCCTTTCCCTAAACTAACAGATGACATTCTCCATCTACTGCCGGAATCCCGCGTGGATCCATCGCCTGCCATCAGACGCCGCAGATTACAGGAACTGGAAAG atgCAATTCTATCTCTGACGGAGGAGAGGTATGCTTCGGATTATCTTCGGAGACATCCGGCGATGACTTTGCACCTTCAGTACATAATTCACTCCAGCCAAATTCAAAACCAGTGAGAAGGATGAGCATAAGGGAGGCTGCATCAGCCACAGCAAAAAAACTTTCAGAATTACGACGAAGTTTAAGTTTTAGGGCACCTTCCAGAAAGGGAACATTTTCAGTCAGTGACATGTCGAGAGATACGCATGCTTCCAAAAGTGAGTTTTCCCTGAGGCATTACTTCCAAGATATCGATGTTGATGATGACGATACCCTAGGTCGTACAAACTTTTCATCAATGAGTCGTAAATGGAATACAGACTCAACAATTTGTGAGCGATCTCGCGAGTGCAACAACTCTAGAAAACCAAGTCGAATAGACGACTCTCGACAGGGAAGCAAAAAATATCGACGAAAATCGAATGTGTTTGATCTCCAAGTGAAAATAACGCCATGTTCTGATGATGAAAGTTCCGTAGAAAATGCGGCATTCTGTGAAAATAGGAAAGACAGCAGCACGAAGGCGCGTAGATCCTTACACCGGGGTGACTTCATGAGACCATGTAAATCCACAGGAGATATGAATTATCTCCCACTCTGTCGAGTGACTGACGTTGATACAAACAGAGAGGGCAAAACAGTATCCAAACTTCAAAATATCGAACATTTGATTGCGAGGGAAAGACGTCGACGAATTATTAAGCTACAAAGTGACCTTGTGAAAATACAGCATGAACTTAAGGCTCTTAGTGATTTAGAATATGAAGTGTCAGATGTATGA